The following coding sequences lie in one Apium graveolens cultivar Ventura chromosome 3, ASM990537v1, whole genome shotgun sequence genomic window:
- the LOC141714819 gene encoding uncharacterized protein LOC141714819: MEKYQVNHRITAAYHPQINGQDEVSNREIKRILEKVLVYGKACHLPAELEHKAYWALKKLNLQMEAAGEKIMLQLKELEEFRLQAYENNKVYKEKVKRWHDRRLVHKSFVPGLKVLLYNSRLRIFQENLSRGGQGHSRSKL; this comes from the exons ATGGAGAAGTATCAGGTGAATCATCGTATTACCGCAGCCTACCATCCTCAAATTAATGGGCAAGATGAAGTGTCTAATCGGGAGATTAAACGTATCTTGGAGAAGGTG TTGGTGTATGGGAAGGCGTGTCATTTGCCTGCAGAGTTAGAGCATAAAGCATactgggctttgaagaagttaaatctTCAAATGGAAGCTGCTGGAGAGAAAATAATGCTTCAACTAAAGGAGCTCGAGGAGTTTCGACTACAggcttatgagaataacaaagtgtacaaggaaaaagtcaaGAGATGGCATGATAGGAGGTTAGTGCACAAGTCATTTGTGCCTGGTCTAAAAGTTCTATTGTACAACTCTCGTCTCCGTATTTTCCAGGAAAACttaagtcgaggtggtcagggccatTCACGGTCAAAACTATGA